In Streptomyces durocortorensis, a genomic segment contains:
- a CDS encoding peptidoglycan D,D-transpeptidase FtsI family protein, translating to MNKTIRRASAFCLLMVLALLVRATWVQGYQAKALADDEHNRRNTIAQYAQPLGDIIVAGSPVTGSKGTSGGDLRYKRTYPQGELYAAVTGYSSQAYGATQLEGIYSDVLDGTDDRLKNPKDLLTGEQATPGNVLTTIDPGVQKAAYEALGDDKGAAVAIDPKTGRILGMVSTPSYDPSTISGTGDGDAWKKLLDDPDKPLVNRALRQPLAPGSTFKLVVAAAALENGLYGSVDEATRSPDPYTLPGTTTVLRNENASAPCENATLRTALRYSCNNVFAKAAADLGQDKVKEMADAFGFDTEKLDVPVRAAKSVYPTGMDKAQTALTGIGQFEVTATPLQMAMVTSALANGGELAAPHMVSQVTDGDGTVLEETGDGDTKRVVKESTAEQLRSAMVTVVEEGTGTNARIPGAEVGGKTGTAQNGVDNSNTPYAWFTSYAKDDRSGKEVAVAVIVEDSGSARSEVSGNGLAAPIAQKMMKAALER from the coding sequence ATGAACAAGACAATCAGGCGCGCTTCGGCCTTCTGCCTGCTCATGGTGCTCGCCCTGCTGGTGCGGGCGACATGGGTGCAGGGCTACCAGGCCAAGGCGCTCGCAGACGACGAGCACAACCGGCGGAACACCATCGCGCAGTACGCGCAGCCGCTCGGGGACATCATCGTGGCCGGTTCGCCGGTCACCGGATCGAAGGGGACCAGTGGCGGCGACCTCCGGTACAAGAGGACCTACCCGCAGGGCGAGCTCTATGCGGCCGTGACGGGCTACAGCTCGCAGGCGTACGGCGCGACCCAGCTCGAAGGCATCTACAGCGACGTCCTGGACGGCACGGACGACCGCCTGAAGAACCCCAAGGACCTGCTCACCGGCGAGCAGGCCACCCCGGGCAACGTCCTGACCACCATCGACCCGGGCGTCCAGAAGGCGGCCTACGAGGCGCTCGGCGACGACAAGGGCGCGGCGGTGGCCATCGATCCGAAGACCGGGCGCATCCTGGGCATGGTCTCCACACCCTCGTACGACCCCTCGACGATCAGCGGTACGGGAGACGGCGACGCTTGGAAGAAGCTGCTGGACGACCCGGACAAGCCGCTGGTCAACCGGGCGCTGCGGCAGCCGCTGGCGCCGGGCTCGACGTTCAAGCTGGTGGTCGCGGCGGCGGCGCTGGAGAACGGGCTGTACGGCTCGGTCGACGAGGCGACCAGGAGCCCCGACCCGTACACCCTTCCCGGCACCACCACCGTCCTCCGCAACGAGAACGCCTCCGCCCCCTGCGAGAACGCGACCCTGCGCACCGCGCTCCGCTACTCCTGCAACAACGTCTTCGCGAAGGCGGCCGCCGACCTCGGCCAGGACAAGGTCAAGGAGATGGCCGACGCGTTCGGGTTCGACACCGAGAAGCTGGACGTCCCGGTGCGGGCCGCGAAGAGCGTCTACCCGACCGGTATGGACAAGGCCCAGACAGCCCTGACGGGCATCGGCCAGTTCGAGGTCACCGCGACCCCGCTCCAGATGGCGATGGTCACCTCGGCCCTGGCCAACGGCGGTGAGCTGGCCGCGCCGCACATGGTGTCCCAGGTGACGGACGGGGACGGCACCGTACTGGAGGAGACCGGCGACGGCGACACTAAGCGCGTGGTGAAGGAGTCGACCGCCGAGCAGCTGCGCAGTGCGATGGTGACGGTCGTCGAGGAGGGCACCGGCACCAACGCCCGGATTCCCGGAGCCGAGGTCGGCGGGAAGACGGGGACCGCGCAGAACGGCGTGGACAACAGCAACACCCCGTACGCCTGGTTCACCTCGTACGCGAAGGACGACCGCAGCGGCAAGGAGGTCGCGGTCGCGGTGATCGTCGAGGACTCCGGATCGGCGCGCTCCGAGGTGAGCGGCAACGGCCTGGCCGCACCGATCGCGCAGAAGATGATGAAGGCGGCGCTGGAGCGGTGA
- a CDS encoding MFS transporter translates to MGGPAVVRVLRDRTAARCLAGVVISGFGTSAMWLTAGIWVKSLTGSNSLAALTVFALWAPALAGPALGALADRLPRKALLVRVNLALACLLGALVLVDSVRSVWLVFVVLVPYGAGGVLLDAAESALVARAVGAELLADFNGLRMTANEGMKLIAPLAGAGLYARFGGPAVALLDAVTCALAALVFARLPVREAPRAPAEPGSWRGELAAGLRRIRASPVLCPLVAAGAATMLLAGMNGAMTYAYVDEVLGRAPAYTGVLYAVQGAGSVAVGVLAGPLLRRLPERVFAAGGMALFALAVGARAVPGDAVAMAASAAIGFGLPCVLIAATVAVQRETPDAVLGRTAATASSLMTAPNAVALALGAGLVAVVDVRVLTAVAGAAGVVAAVVLVRHRAAGAGAENSV, encoded by the coding sequence ATGGGCGGTCCGGCGGTGGTGCGGGTCCTGCGGGACCGGACGGCGGCGCGTTGTCTGGCGGGGGTGGTCATCTCCGGATTCGGTACGTCGGCGATGTGGCTCACGGCCGGGATCTGGGTCAAGTCGCTGACCGGGTCGAACAGTCTGGCGGCGCTGACCGTGTTCGCGTTGTGGGCCCCGGCGCTGGCCGGGCCCGCGCTCGGCGCGCTCGCCGACCGGCTGCCCCGGAAGGCGTTGCTGGTCCGGGTGAATCTGGCGCTGGCCTGCCTGCTGGGCGCGCTGGTGCTGGTGGACTCGGTCCGGAGCGTCTGGCTGGTCTTCGTTGTGCTGGTGCCCTACGGGGCGGGCGGGGTCCTCCTCGACGCGGCGGAGTCGGCGCTCGTCGCACGGGCCGTGGGCGCGGAGCTGCTGGCGGACTTCAACGGGCTGCGCATGACGGCCAACGAGGGCATGAAGCTGATCGCCCCGCTGGCGGGCGCGGGGCTGTACGCACGGTTCGGCGGCCCTGCGGTGGCGCTGCTGGACGCGGTGACGTGCGCGCTGGCGGCCCTGGTCTTCGCCCGCCTGCCGGTACGGGAGGCTCCGCGGGCCCCGGCGGAACCGGGGTCGTGGCGTGGCGAACTCGCCGCCGGGCTGCGGCGGATACGCGCGTCGCCGGTGCTGTGCCCACTGGTGGCGGCCGGGGCGGCGACGATGCTGCTGGCGGGGATGAACGGGGCGATGACGTACGCCTACGTCGACGAGGTGCTCGGCCGGGCCCCGGCGTACACGGGGGTGCTGTACGCGGTGCAGGGCGCCGGTTCGGTGGCGGTGGGTGTGCTGGCGGGACCGCTGCTGCGCCGACTGCCGGAGCGGGTGTTCGCGGCGGGCGGGATGGCGTTGTTCGCGCTGGCGGTGGGGGCCCGGGCGGTGCCTGGGGACGCGGTGGCCATGGCGGCGAGCGCGGCGATCGGGTTCGGGCTGCCGTGCGTCCTGATCGCGGCGACGGTGGCGGTGCAGCGGGAGACCCCGGACGCGGTGCTGGGGCGGACGGCGGCGACGGCGAGCTCCCTGATGACGGCGCCGAACGCGGTGGCCCTGGCACTGGGGGCGGGGCTCGTCGCGGTGGTGGACGTGCGGGTGCTGACGGCGGTGGCCGGGGCGGCGGGGGTGGTGGCCGCGGTGGTGCTGGTGCGGCATCGCGCGGCGGGGGCCGGGGCAGAGAACTCCGTATGA
- a CDS encoding TerD family protein, whose protein sequence is MTAMTPGSNIPLSAARVAVDVAAPVRLDVSGLLLTADGKVRSDDDFIFYNQPSGPGVTYRAGGGSAPDAIVVDTTAVPPGIEKIVVTASPDAAGQTFQGIEPTATVRNADDGSALATFTPPPLSTETALVVIEVYRRNGAWKARAVGQGYANGLAGIATDFGVSVEEPEAPAAPPVPAAAAPPAPVAAPVDPRIAPPAPPAPPVAPAAPMGTGKINLDKGRVNLQKNQTVSLVKGGAPLLSRVRMGLGWEPAFRGKDIDLDASVIAYGPNRNHLDSCYFGRLTILNGAVKHSGDNLTGEGAGDDETIVVDLGRLPAEATGLVFTVNSFTGQKFNEVAKAYCRLLDDATGEELVRFDLTGAEPQTGVMMAKLIKQFTGEWEMTAMGDFVKSRTVRGMVKPAAQAL, encoded by the coding sequence ATGACCGCAATGACCCCCGGCTCGAACATCCCTCTCTCCGCCGCCCGCGTGGCGGTGGACGTCGCCGCTCCGGTGCGGCTCGACGTTTCGGGCCTGCTGCTCACCGCCGACGGCAAGGTGCGCTCCGACGACGACTTCATCTTCTACAACCAGCCCTCGGGCCCGGGTGTGACCTACCGCGCGGGCGGGGGCTCCGCGCCCGACGCGATCGTGGTGGACACCACCGCCGTCCCGCCCGGCATCGAGAAGATCGTCGTGACCGCGAGCCCGGACGCCGCGGGCCAGACCTTCCAGGGCATCGAGCCCACCGCCACCGTGCGCAACGCGGACGACGGCAGTGCGCTCGCCACCTTCACCCCGCCGCCGCTGAGCACCGAGACGGCGCTCGTGGTCATCGAGGTCTACCGCCGCAACGGCGCCTGGAAGGCCCGCGCGGTCGGCCAGGGTTACGCCAACGGCCTGGCCGGGATCGCCACGGACTTCGGCGTCTCGGTCGAGGAGCCCGAAGCCCCCGCCGCCCCGCCGGTCCCGGCGGCCGCCGCCCCGCCCGCGCCGGTCGCCGCCCCCGTCGACCCGCGCATCGCGCCGCCCGCGCCCCCGGCTCCCCCGGTGGCGCCCGCCGCGCCCATGGGCACCGGGAAGATCAACCTGGACAAGGGCCGGGTCAACCTCCAGAAGAACCAGACCGTGTCACTGGTCAAGGGCGGCGCACCGCTGCTCTCGCGGGTCAGGATGGGCCTGGGCTGGGAGCCCGCGTTCCGGGGCAAGGACATCGACCTGGACGCGTCGGTGATCGCCTACGGCCCCAACCGCAACCACCTGGACAGCTGCTACTTCGGCCGCCTCACCATTCTGAACGGGGCGGTCAAGCACTCCGGCGACAACCTCACCGGTGAGGGCGCGGGCGACGACGAGACGATCGTCGTGGACCTGGGCCGACTCCCCGCCGAGGCGACGGGCCTGGTCTTCACGGTGAATTCGTTCACCGGCCAGAAGTTCAACGAGGTCGCCAAGGCCTACTGCCGTCTGCTCGACGACGCGACGGGCGAGGAGCTGGTCCGCTTCGACCTGACCGGCGCCGAGCCGCAGACGGGCGTGATGATGGCCAAGCTCATCAAGCAGTTCACCGGTGAGTGGGAAATGACCGCGATGGGTGATTTCGTAAAGTCGCGGACGGTGCGCGGCATGGTGAAGCCCGCCGCCCAGGCCCTCTAG
- a CDS encoding antibiotic biosynthesis monooxygenase yields MTTVKATRITDRPDLSRADARIAKASTWNVGTPQRQREAVDAIRKTWESRDWPHPGLLSYSVYAGEDGATLLHYSQWTGEQAYEDFVRNNRDARNAEIDAAVPGIERVALHTYELYRSGRRAEGDTREPGCVVIVDVEFDGPDPARQRDWVDAVFEALGGDIRTPEGGIAAHFHISTDGTRVLNYAEWETAEHHIAALAAPGEGAGSPSPLWERVQKYPGMTGGGVNRYTPALSLEPGAGA; encoded by the coding sequence ATGACCACCGTCAAGGCCACGCGCATCACCGACCGGCCCGACTTGTCCCGGGCCGACGCCCGGATCGCCAAGGCCAGCACCTGGAACGTCGGTACACCGCAGCGGCAGCGAGAGGCCGTCGACGCCATCCGGAAGACCTGGGAGAGCCGGGACTGGCCGCACCCCGGGCTGCTCTCCTACAGCGTCTACGCGGGGGAGGACGGCGCGACCCTGCTGCACTACTCCCAGTGGACCGGCGAACAGGCCTACGAGGACTTCGTGCGGAACAACCGTGACGCCCGCAACGCCGAGATCGACGCCGCCGTCCCCGGCATCGAGCGCGTCGCACTCCACACGTACGAGCTCTACCGCTCCGGGCGCCGGGCCGAGGGCGACACCCGGGAGCCGGGGTGCGTCGTCATCGTGGACGTCGAGTTCGACGGGCCGGACCCGGCCCGGCAACGCGACTGGGTGGACGCGGTGTTCGAGGCGCTCGGCGGCGACATCCGGACGCCCGAGGGCGGCATCGCCGCGCACTTCCACATCAGCACCGACGGCACCCGGGTCCTCAACTACGCCGAGTGGGAGACCGCCGAGCACCACATCGCGGCCCTCGCCGCACCCGGTGAGGGCGCCGGCTCCCCGTCGCCGCTGTGGGAACGCGTCCAGAAGTACCCGGGTATGACCGGCGGAGGCGTGAACCGCTACACCCCCGCGCTCAGTCTGGAGCCGGGCGCGGGCGCGTAG
- a CDS encoding DUF4232 domain-containing protein, producing the protein MGERVRIRRRASPVLPAAALLTLTGCSGFLVPAGEGEPDPTPSTSASRPGGVHAETLPPAPAPGADAPGRGAPAEAPTSAPPGKCPASGVVVDMGPVETAMMHRAVVLTLTNCGRKPYAVDGYPWVQALGEDGRPLPVKVNEDGSHFGSDPGPRKLLLDPGLTVKSILAWVSTPEGGDLIEGDALAISAAPGLPVRVFPLEGHDIRLMDELNTTAWRTELTS; encoded by the coding sequence ATGGGCGAGCGCGTACGGATACGGAGACGGGCCTCGCCCGTCCTGCCTGCGGCGGCGCTCCTGACGCTGACCGGCTGCTCCGGCTTCCTCGTCCCGGCCGGCGAGGGCGAACCCGACCCCACCCCGTCCACCTCCGCGTCCCGCCCGGGCGGCGTCCACGCCGAGACGCTGCCCCCGGCTCCCGCCCCGGGAGCGGACGCACCGGGCCGGGGCGCCCCGGCCGAGGCCCCGACGTCCGCCCCGCCCGGCAAGTGCCCCGCCTCCGGGGTCGTCGTGGACATGGGCCCGGTGGAGACCGCGATGATGCACCGGGCCGTCGTCCTCACCCTCACCAACTGCGGCCGCAAGCCGTACGCGGTCGACGGCTACCCCTGGGTCCAGGCCCTCGGCGAGGACGGCCGCCCCCTCCCCGTCAAGGTCAACGAGGACGGCTCGCACTTCGGCAGCGACCCCGGCCCCAGGAAGCTTCTCCTGGACCCCGGGCTCACCGTGAAGTCGATCCTCGCCTGGGTCTCCACCCCCGAGGGCGGCGACCTCATCGAGGGCGACGCCCTGGCCATCTCCGCCGCCCCCGGCCTCCCCGTGCGGGTCTTCCCGCTGGAGGGCCACGACATCCGGCTGATGGACGAACTCAACACGACGGCCTGGCGCACCGAACTCACGAGCTGA
- a CDS encoding 4-hydroxy-tetrahydrodipicolinate synthase family protein, with protein sequence MTATAPRPFGRTLCAMITPFTATGALDQDAARAHAARLVAQGCDGIVLSGTTGESPTTTDAEKSALLRAVRAEVGDGTPLLSGVGGPDTAHTVRLAREAEEAGADGLLVVAPYYSRPPQAAIEAYVLRVAESTGLPLMLYDIPGRTGVRIEPDTLLRLAGHPRVVAVKDCSYDLLGSTRVIARTSLAYYSGSEELNLPLYAVGGSGYVSTVANVAPRQMRAPLDAFDAGRTDEAARLNGLTARLVELMMASGLPGTVTAKALLDAGPVREPLQPAGRGATDGLRAAYEELLAA encoded by the coding sequence ATGACCGCCACCGCACCGCGCCCCTTCGGCCGCACCCTCTGCGCCATGATCACGCCCTTCACCGCCACCGGTGCCCTGGATCAGGACGCCGCCCGCGCGCACGCCGCGCGGCTGGTGGCACAGGGCTGCGACGGGATCGTCCTCAGCGGGACCACCGGGGAGTCCCCCACCACGACGGACGCCGAGAAGTCCGCCCTGCTGCGGGCCGTCCGCGCGGAGGTCGGCGACGGGACGCCGCTGCTCTCCGGCGTCGGCGGTCCGGACACCGCGCACACCGTGCGGCTCGCGCGGGAGGCCGAGGAGGCGGGCGCGGACGGGCTGCTGGTGGTCGCCCCGTACTACAGCCGTCCGCCGCAGGCCGCGATCGAGGCGTACGTCCTGCGCGTGGCCGAGTCCACCGGGCTGCCGCTGATGCTGTACGACATCCCCGGCCGCACCGGCGTCCGGATCGAGCCGGACACCCTGCTGCGGCTCGCCGGGCACCCGCGTGTCGTAGCGGTGAAGGACTGCTCCTACGACCTGCTCGGCTCGACGAGGGTGATCGCCCGCACCTCACTGGCGTACTACTCGGGCAGCGAGGAGCTGAACCTCCCGCTGTACGCGGTGGGCGGCTCGGGTTACGTCAGTACGGTCGCGAACGTGGCCCCGCGTCAGATGCGGGCGCCGCTGGACGCGTTCGACGCGGGCCGCACCGACGAGGCGGCCCGGCTGAACGGGCTCACGGCCCGGCTCGTCGAGCTGATGATGGCGAGCGGGCTGCCCGGGACCGTCACCGCGAAGGCGCTTCTGGACGCGGGGCCGGTCCGGGAACCGCTACAGCCCGCCGGGCGCGGGGCGACCGACGGGCTGCGGGCGGCGTACGAGGAGCTCCTCGCGGCCTAG
- the dapD gene encoding 2,3,4,5-tetrahydropyridine-2,6-dicarboxylate N-succinyltransferase, producing the protein MTDTTSQGSARTTGAVAAGLATLAGDGTVLDTWFPAPELSSSPGPAGTQRLTPDEAVNRLGEGAAKAIGVDARRGVEVVAVSTVISSLEDKPLDAHDAYLRLHLLSHRLVQPHGQNLDGLFGLLSNVAWTSLGPVAVDDLERVRLNARAEGLHLQVTSVDKFPRMTDYVAPKGVRIADADRVRLGAHLAAGTTVMHEGFVNFNAGTLGTSMVEGRISAGVVIGDGSDIGGGASTMGTLSGGGNVRIVIGERCLVGAEAGVGIALGDECVVEAGLYVTAGTRVTLPDGEIVKARELSGASNILFRRNSVTGAVEARPNNAVWGGLNEVLHAHN; encoded by the coding sequence ATGACCGACACGACTTCCCAGGGTTCTGCCCGTACCACCGGCGCCGTCGCCGCCGGCCTCGCCACCCTCGCCGGTGACGGCACCGTCCTCGACACCTGGTTCCCCGCCCCCGAGCTGAGTTCGTCCCCCGGCCCCGCCGGTACGCAGCGGCTCACCCCGGACGAAGCCGTGAACCGCCTCGGTGAGGGCGCCGCCAAGGCCATCGGCGTGGACGCCCGGCGCGGGGTCGAGGTCGTCGCCGTCTCCACGGTCATCTCCTCGCTGGAGGACAAGCCGCTCGACGCCCACGACGCCTACCTGCGCCTGCACCTGCTCTCGCACCGGCTCGTCCAGCCGCACGGCCAGAACCTCGACGGGCTCTTCGGCCTGCTGTCCAACGTCGCCTGGACCTCGCTCGGCCCGGTCGCCGTCGACGACCTGGAGCGGGTGCGGCTCAACGCCCGCGCCGAGGGCCTCCACCTCCAGGTCACCTCGGTCGACAAGTTCCCGCGGATGACGGACTACGTCGCCCCCAAGGGCGTACGCATCGCGGACGCCGACCGTGTGCGGCTCGGCGCGCACCTCGCCGCCGGGACCACCGTCATGCACGAGGGCTTCGTCAACTTCAACGCGGGCACGCTCGGCACCTCCATGGTCGAGGGCCGGATCTCCGCGGGCGTCGTCATCGGCGACGGCTCGGACATCGGGGGCGGCGCCTCCACCATGGGCACCCTCTCCGGCGGCGGCAACGTCCGCATCGTCATCGGTGAGCGCTGCCTGGTCGGCGCGGAGGCGGGCGTCGGGATCGCGCTCGGCGACGAGTGCGTCGTCGAGGCCGGTCTGTACGTCACCGCCGGCACCCGCGTCACGCTGCCGGACGGCGAGATCGTCAAGGCACGCGAGCTCTCCGGTGCCTCGAACATCCTCTTCCGCCGCAACTCGGTCACCGGCGCCGTCGAGGCCCGCCCGAACAACGCGGTGTGGGGCGGGCTGAACGAGGTCCTGCACGCCCACAACTGA
- a CDS encoding MFS transporter, producing the protein MGMVRGVPRTVRLLALGAFFNAVVSFTFVYLFVYLVGPRGLTVTQAGVISGIGGIGLVAGNFTGGWFGDRFGHRRALLTGACVSGAALLVLPALPVTALYAVLPVAQYAAGVVRAASAALVAVSVPEGGSRRQSFALTRFASNGGFAVGPPLGALVATRFSYDWLFVADGIGTLLFAAYASRILPARGSAHSAPAHDPDAPGIWRELRARPAVLVLLAAIVCVDLVYRQQYATLPVFLADHGHTTQLYGWLLAINGGVILCLELPAAHALRKRSPLGTVGVGLLLVGLGYAILIPGAGVLFAVTMMLSLTLGEILYKTPATAYVADRAPAHAQGRFQSLYAGASISGQVLAPPLGAALYTAAPALLWPVCALLAAGAGAAVLAARRLPGPGGRGRPVLRRPEAETGSPERAPAG; encoded by the coding sequence ATGGGCATGGTGCGCGGAGTGCCGCGAACGGTACGGCTGCTGGCGCTCGGGGCGTTCTTCAACGCCGTCGTCAGCTTCACTTTCGTCTATCTCTTCGTCTACCTCGTCGGGCCGCGCGGCCTGACCGTCACCCAGGCCGGAGTCATCAGCGGTATCGGCGGCATCGGCCTGGTCGCCGGGAACTTCACCGGCGGCTGGTTCGGCGACCGCTTCGGCCACCGCCGCGCCCTGCTCACCGGGGCCTGTGTCAGCGGGGCGGCGCTCCTCGTCCTGCCCGCGCTGCCGGTCACCGCGCTGTACGCGGTGCTGCCCGTCGCCCAGTACGCGGCGGGCGTCGTCCGCGCGGCCAGCGCGGCCCTCGTCGCGGTCTCCGTCCCCGAGGGCGGCAGCCGCCGCCAGAGCTTCGCCCTCACCCGCTTCGCGAGCAACGGGGGCTTCGCCGTCGGACCGCCGCTCGGCGCCCTGGTCGCCACCCGGTTCTCGTACGACTGGCTCTTCGTCGCCGACGGAATCGGCACCCTGCTCTTCGCCGCCTACGCCTCACGGATCCTGCCCGCCCGCGGCAGCGCCCACTCCGCACCCGCCCATGACCCCGACGCGCCGGGCATCTGGCGGGAACTGCGGGCCAGGCCCGCCGTGCTCGTACTGCTCGCCGCGATCGTCTGCGTCGACCTCGTCTACCGCCAGCAGTATGCGACCCTGCCGGTCTTCCTGGCCGACCACGGGCACACCACCCAGCTCTACGGCTGGCTGCTCGCCATCAATGGCGGGGTGATCCTCTGCCTCGAACTCCCCGCGGCCCACGCCCTGCGCAAACGCTCCCCGCTCGGCACCGTCGGCGTCGGACTGCTCCTCGTCGGACTCGGCTACGCGATCCTGATCCCCGGCGCGGGCGTGCTCTTCGCCGTCACGATGATGCTGTCGCTGACCCTCGGCGAGATCCTCTACAAGACCCCCGCCACCGCCTACGTCGCCGACCGGGCCCCCGCCCACGCGCAGGGCCGCTTCCAGAGTCTGTACGCCGGGGCCTCCATCAGCGGCCAGGTGCTCGCCCCGCCGCTGGGGGCCGCCCTGTACACGGCCGCGCCCGCGCTGCTCTGGCCGGTCTGCGCCCTGCTCGCGGCGGGTGCGGGGGCCGCGGTGCTGGCGGCGAGGCGGCTGCCGGGGCCCGGGGGGCGGGGGCGGCCGGTCCTGCGGCGGCCGGAAGCTGAGACCGGTTCGCCCGAGCGGGCCCCGGCCGGTTAG